The DNA region agcgattattaataaccgagtaaaaattattaatgtccttAAATGTCCATGAAACGTTTCCAAAATTTTACAATAGTTAgttactgtccatatgagtatgtgataaaaatttcaagtccacaCGTCCTTTTTtggtaataattttattttttactattttacagTTTACCGATAAACAATTAAACGGTTactcaaaaatcatgaaaattccaaattaataatattctgGCCAAAATCTTATTGGatatattataatatgttttattaattattttgatgatgaagagtttatTTAATACCATTTTTCATAATAAGAATATTTAACACCTtataatccattaaaatatcattttaacgaatacatttttagaaaaaaaaatccaagagaatttcttaacatataggtactgaaaattacttttaaaaatgtatttcaaatatttttcaagtcCATATAATCTTTTTCATTACAATTGCTTTCACAAAGTATTATTGAACACGCTtttaaacatacaacaattcataaaatcaacatccatgatgcccacaataataatacatgtattcaatatcatcattttgatatcatttttcaagatttaagaacttctctttgggaattttatttttaaaaaaggtttatgcaaactttcccaacttattctgaaatcctttaaaaatcaccccatgtgacatacctcgttCCTTAGCTCCAAAAGTACATCTCAACCTTTGGTACAACTTCTCAATAACTAAGATCCAACTCCTTTGCTACAATCATTTTTAAAGAATTCAAAAATACCATTATTTCGGATCTTTCTATGTAACTTGATGACTTTTGATTTCTAACTAAAGATTGTTAGatttacttaccctttgatatttttttaattttggaaattgATTAGCGTTGAGTAACACTTGTTGAACAAGTTCTATAACTTGAGAGTTTTTTTGGCTTTGGCTAGAAAACATAAATAGGAGATTGTAAGTTGATGgaagaaaaatatttcaaattttcttcgtTTGGACGAAATTTCTAGGCCTTCTTAGGAGATTAACTTTCTTAGTTATTATGatgaaatacccattttatattaatcttagtttatagaaagatatcatgtaaaaagaattttatatgaacaagttttaacaaaactagtgaaataaaggaataaacataacttactttattcttagtgaatttcttcaagttttgtgtctatggaaagctcttaaaatGAAGATTAATTTTGTGAAAGATTTGATTttctaaacataaattttcagaagttaaGTTGGGTTTTtctgaagaagatttgatgagaaaaaaaGGTGATTTTGCTAGGAATTGTTAGATTGAAATTCTTTTGTGCTTATGGATGAATTtaggagtaaaatgaagagtgaaagaaggtAGATGGAGATGAAAATTGGGATAgcaaatttgttttgatttatcatgtttgcatgtttgttatgatggtgtttttgggtaagaacaaaAGGGGCTTTGGGTAGAAAGTATGGTGGAGTGTATAAGTGggttttggggctaaaagagggGTAGTATGACAGCTAGGGGCTGgctgttttggggctgatttgaggTGATTTttatcctcaatttggtctaatatAGTGTAAGAAAGATTTATCTAAgataatttaaagtttaggtaaaaattattgtacatgtaacaagttatgtaacttgtatttCTTGTGTAATAATTacttgtatatatgtatgaaatACTTAATTTATTCCTAACATGAgtaaataaagtttttgaaTGAGTATTATAATTTTCCCAAATTGTTGTGGGCaattgctcaactttaagttttacctccaaagtttacattACTTCTTACGATTCATAACCACGTTAacattaacaagtttctaatcatcgtagaatttttttaagtactaccatcactaattaaagatattttagACGTTAAATTTGTGATTAAAATAAGATTAGTTTCTGCGATTGTTTCAATTTGAGAACAACCTTTTGCAACTACTCGATCTTTGAAGACGGGGCCAAAAACTTTTGATGATCCTTCCTTTTACTTGAAGACTCATAAGCACCTAAAACAAACCCAAAAGAGGTTATCTGatactagggatggtcatgggtctagGACCCTattggacccgccccttttttaagggtctgggtctattttttgagacccatcggatccaggtcggatctggatccagaaaatatttgacgggtccATGTCCAGGTCTCAAGGTGCAGACCCGGACCCTACCTCGAGACCCAAACCCTAGACCCATCCCTCAGACCCGGACTCGGACcctatacaattaaatattttttttactttttagtaattattttgtatttgaatttcatggactcgaacaagtgtttgtaatacgataataagttgcttacaaaaatacaaaaagactcgaaaaaTGTTCAATTTTAAACCCTTAGAGTCCGGATCCGAGTCtggatcaataaaaaataaaagggtccgggtccgggtctagCCAGACTcgctccagacccgccccatgaccatccttaTCTGATACCTTCACAATAGATCAAGTAAAACAATTTATCATGAAATCTCGACGTATAGCCGACTCAGCTGTCCTCTACTGCACATACACAAAACCAACCTTCCTTCTCCTCTTCAAAAGGGCCATACCAAAGCTTCCCACATGAAGCTATATCCATACCTATATGGCTATATGATAGCCAAGACTCAAGACATACTTAACAATATGTTTTGAAAGAgctagttttaatttttttttgattatataaGTATTTTCAATATtagattttgttattttttttgtccaagtttatttattgtaagtgtctactttcttttttttgtttttttttcttattatttatttatttttggtattgtttttcttatttttttgcggatttctattttctttttttttctttttaattttgataatctatttttaattttaattttttttatgttatgattattattttaggtttttatgttgttttttttcaatgtttttttattttgtagtactaattatttattgggggtgtttggcaaattagcTTATTTTAATGTAGAGGGTTGGGTGGTCAAACTAgctaatgctagtgtttggtgAATTTACTTGttgaaacagcttattgataTGAATGAGCtgttttgaacaagctgctcatagcagggggtcaaaatcagctggtcaaaccagttaGTAAAATCAGTTGGTCAAATCAGCCACTATAATCAGCTATCAGCTGTTTCCTAAACACActcattatattttatgttggtttttttatttttttttaagttttttcatgtttattttctattttttaatatattattttagatttGTGGAcgttatttttttggttatttgtattgtttatttatttatgttgatatttatttttaagttcatGTTATTTTCTCCAAGtttgttgttaattttatttattgtttttaaaaaataaaatttaaaataaaaaagagtatttaaaataaaatttaaaaataatatacaatttttgtaaattttttttttgtataaagtTGGCGACCAAAATTGAGCAGGAATTTAGTCGCTAAATTTGTATGGTTGGCGACCCAATAGGGACTCAGTCGTCTAGTCGCCATTGGTACCTGTTGCCCACTAAATTTGTTTGGTCGCGAGTGGCAACCTGTTAGGGACAAAACATCTTTTCGCGACTATATTTTATGCGACTTGgcttttttgtcactatttAGTCGCCAATTTCATTTTGCCTACAAATAAGCGACTTAATGTTTAGTCGCGAACTCTTTTTATTTTCGTAGTACATGTCattttcaataaacattgaaaaCATTCTTACTAAAGTGAAGGAACCACATTACAagttatacaaaaatttgtctTACCATTTCCATCTTTGAATAAAATAGTGTATGTAGATATTATGAATTTTATAGGTTGCATGTATTTTCACACATATAAGTGTGACTACTTGCATTTTTTGTGTGGCTAAAtgcaacatttatttttatggtGAATTAATATTTTTGGTGAAAtactaaaaacattaataaaaatacatGTCATTTTCACTAAACATTGAAAACATTCGTACTAAATGAACCACATACAAAAATTTGTCTTATCATTTCAAgaatttgttttaaaactagTATTAGATTTGGATGATAAGATGAGATAGATGTTGATTAGACAGTATTTTGTTtgatactttctccgtttcaaTTTACCTGCAATATTTGCTTTTTTCACGCAGTCTAATGtactaatttaatctttaatatctctaattatgtataataaaaattataaaaatttgatatttataatttttgcaatgagacgaatcaaataagatctcatttgactatgttttaacttataaattaaaaactatttacaaattaagagtaatgaaTGAATAGTTCCCTTTTTgataatgttgcaactaatatgaaacaaaagaagtattatttttaatgctttaCTAGGGGttggtcttttttgttttggttttttgTTGAGGTATTTTTGATTGCTTTAAAATTAGTTAGTGCAAGAGGTTTGAAAGTAATTAAGGAAATAATAGCAAACAttctttatataattaaatttttatgtatGCTCTTAGGATGTGTTTAGATAGAAGAAAATGGAAAGAAAGGAAGGGAGAGAATTGGAAGAATAAATAATTCATCATTTGGATAATAAAATGAGAGGGAAAGGGTTTAGAAGGGAGGGAATTGGAGGgatttaatgtatacttttttgttAATGTTTCAATCTCTCTAAAGTTGGAAAGATTTGAAAGGAAACTTTTATCTCCTTTCATTTCCTTTCCATTCTCTTCTATACAATCAAGAGTTATTTCACTTGCATTTTTCTCCCCTGCCTTTTCCTACCCTCCCTTCCCCTTCTCTTCCTTTACTTTCTTTCCAAAATTGTTATCCGAACATAGTGTTAAAGACAGAATACCTTATATTTCTTCTCTAAATGTCTATTAAAGAGTCTATAAGCAAATTCATTTCATATAATGTATGTGAAAAAGCCTAATAACAAAATTAAGTAGTTGTCTTATCTAAACTTGAAACAAATATAGATGTCGATTTATATAACCGTGACTCTGAAATTTAGATAAGAAATTTAGAACATGAGAACCAATTCCCTATAAACTAAAGGGAGGAGATACGAGTCACGTAAGTTTCACGTGATTGTTCAACCCAAAAAAACCAATGGTGAAATAACAAAAATGGTTAAGTGGTATTTTTTGATAAACAAATTATATTAGTAGGTtcttaaagaaaattattttattaggtattttttgacaattatttttccttttctaaTTAATGGCTCAATTCTCTTTTAAATTATTCATAAGAAAAGAAGacaattttttcaatttcacCCTAATTTATACTTTGCATACTCTTGtagaaaatttatatattataaagatTGGGTAAAttcatacaaaaaataaaactttgttTAGAAAATATAGTCATTACATAAAAACTCTATTAATCTTAAATAATGTAGTCATTCATTAAATTTGACGGGAGTATACACTAatgcaaattaattaataatacttttattatataattaatataatagatTTTACgatattattaattgttaaaGTTGCATAGatttaataataaaactgaAAGAAATATCAACAAAGATAACATATGGAATAATATATCTATAAAATATGACAAATaacaatacttaaaaaaaaaaaaaacaccaaagTTGCATGAGACGTAGTCAATTTGTTTTacttttgatgttttttaagaTCCGCAGGACCACATGCATATGCATGTTACAAAAAACGTGAAGCTAATTATGTTTggactctataaataagagagaAATTAGAAGTATAACATATCATATGTgccaacaacaaataaaaaagtaaaagaccaacattaaaaaaaaatggcaTTGCTACCAAGGTTTTTAGCGTTCCAAAATGCAAGACAATTCTTGCAATATGAACCAAAACGTTTCACACCAGAGTGCGGGTGTCAAGTCCGGTGATACTAAGTGAAACGAATTTTACAAGGTTTGAAGTGGTGCAATCAAGAACTCGTAACATGGTCAGCATACGAACCACCTACAACAATAAGTTCCTACGACTCGAACCTGGTTCGTCATTTTTGGTTGCAACGGCTCATGTGCCCGAGGAAGACCGTTCTAAAGAATCTTGCACTTTGTTTAGGTATGTCTATAACAGGCAAAATGGACTCTTGGGTCTTCTCCACCAGTCCCGAAATACCGAGCGTACGGTtatcatatcatcatcatctttatcTGTTGGTAACATCCACTTCCTTTACTATTTTTCTTTGTCTATGTGTTGCTACGTTCTATTCTATGTATAAACTCTTAAAAGAGGCCAGGTTAGTGTAGGTTTCGAGCTGGTTAGCGGTCTAAATTTTTCTGAACTTGGGTCTGAACCGCATATGATATATCGTTCAGGTTCAAAATCAATTTCCATTAAACATTGACATGTTACTTTGCGGTTCGTTTTCGATGCGGTTCAATGTCAGTTTAACCGCATATGACCGTTCAAGTTCAAATTCAATTCAATACTTTTGTTGCTTATATATTGTATACTTGTTACATGTGTACACGAAATAACAAATTGTATATTGAAATGAACGTTGACTATAATTCTTATTAATAAGttctaaattataatttttataaatttattacacaattttcattattatttaactATGATTATAATGATGATTATTAATGAACTTTGATTATGAATATGAACTTTTACTATGATTTGACAGATGATGAAATATAAATTCTGATactacaacaataataaaaaagaacTAGGATTGGAACATTGATATTGATCATATGAATTTTGATTAGGGtgttatgaaaaaaatattatgattatgaacaaaaattgatttttttgattgatgatttgaatttttttgtaatgaactattattatatgttaaagACTATAAACTTTGATTAATAATTATGCAATATGTTTACtccaatatgattttaatttactcATGATTAAGGAactataaatgaaaatttttaactATAATTAATGAAGTTTGACTTTGTTTGTTATAATTAATGAACGCTAAAGTatgatttaattaaaaaagtttCATGAGATTAATTAATTCTGATTTAATTTGTGATTGTTGTTTTGGATGAACAAACAATAATAGGGAGCACAAGCAACGTTGTTCAAAACTTGATAGTAACAGACCTGGTGAGGTTGGTGATGATGCCGAGGCAAGTGACATTTAAAGGAGACAATGGGATGTACCTACATAGACAAGATAGGTTCTATCTCCGATTCACAAAGCCAGACAGACTAACTTCAACTGTGCACCACGTTGCACGTACTCAACCTAATGGTGATGTTAGGTAAGTGTTCAAATAATAACAGTAGAGAGGCTTGATATCCTTGTACAAGTATAGGTTATATCGAATGGGATAATGGTGATGTTATTCCTCATTACATATTTATTTATGAGAACGTGTTGgttggttatgaagttgaaggTTTGATGTGAGAGAAGACCCAAGAAGTAGAAAATTATGCAAAGAGAGAGTTGATGAGGAGGGAGAAAAGgggagaaattgccaaaaatgtgGGTTAATCTGGCCATTAATATTGAAATCATCGAGTAGTAATCTAAggtgtaaattttattattcaagTGGTGTAAGGAGTCAGGACTTATCAAGTGGATTTAATATTCAAGAAGTTGTTAGGTAAATTTAAAGTGGTAGAAAATTAGGAAGTTTTACTCATCACTTTTTGTTTGTTAGGAAAAAAGTCCGCAAACTTTTGACTAAAATTACATTTGTTAGTAGATACAAACGGTGTTTaacaatttgttttttttttagagtTTAAATCATTGACACGTTGCTCATTGGCTTTTCCTTTCAGCTCAACTAAGTAAACCAGTCACCATTCTAATAATCCTAACACAAAGTAActaatttacttttaattttatgttaatCGGTGAATGTTAAAATATACGAAGGTTTTTCGTacgtgttttaatttttttttctattttattatgtttGTAACTAACTCATTTGTTACTAATTCTTCATTAGGTTTGAGGCCCCTGATCATCCTAATTTTTTTTGGGCGAGGAATAATTGGGAATGGATTAGATATAATGATGCAGCCCCCTTGGCACAAACTCTGTTCCGCCCGGTCAGGCTAAGTACGCAAAGCAAAACCATTGCTTTGTTGAGCTTGGCTAGGAATAGGTATTGTATGAGATGGAATGGCAACGAAGGTCAAGATTATCTTTGTGCTTCTACAGATAGCATAATCCCTGAGGCAGTGATGACAGTTGAGGAGCCAATTCGGGATAGAAATATCTTGATTATCAGGTAAAGAAAACTATTTTGttgataagaaatattttaatttgcaAATCGTATCATTACAAGACGAAACTAGTATATAATAAATgtttcacaaaaaaaattaaaataacaaaaatggaCCTACAAAATTAGGAGAGCTAAGAGCATTATTAACAAATGAATTAAAATAGATAATCACCTAAAACAGAATACACGAACAGGTCACAAGATGATCGTTCCTTAGAAACAATTTTGAAGTGCAACAGGTGACATGTTAGCGATCTTTAAATATAGAAATGATAGCTTCATAACGAAAGAGAAAGTACGGTGCAGTAGAGAAGATTAAAATTCTTATGCTAACTAAATAGGAATAGATTGTAATATGGAACCAAgtcttataaattttttatgtcATAAAAAACAAACAGTTACGATGTGAAGAATGGCAGAATATATAATTTACAAACACGACGGATTGTGAATAGAACAAGAACCAACTATTCTTTTACTGAAGACTTGGATGAAAAAATTCCCTTCTCTTTCGAAAAGGTGAGTGAAGATAGGTTCTACTCATCGCATTCATGGAAGGTGTTTGAACCCTCGTCTGTAGAAGTTACTGCCATCCCGAGGCTAATTTCTACAACAGAAATTGGTATGGAAAAGTCTGGAAATAATAATGTTGAATGGTCCAACGTAAATAGGGAGACTCAAACACAAGAGCGTTCAGTAAAGGTAAGTATACCTCCTAGAAGTCGAATAATGGTGACTTTTACAGTTACCCAGGGATTTATTGATGTTCCTTACTCTTACAAACAACGTGATATTCATATTGATGGTAACCATGAGACTAGAATCTTGGAAGATGGTGTTTTCACTGGTTTCAACACAATTGTTGATCATGTTGTAAGTGATCCTTTACCTCTTCCTCGGACTTATGAAATGCCACCTTTGGAGGACCTTGATGGTGTTGACGGAGAATCTGATCCCAACTTCCCATCATCTGATAATGAAGAGATCAATGAGGAAGATGGAAAAGAATATGTTGATGCTGATAATGATGTTGGACCACTTGCTCCACCATCTTAACTCTGATTTACTTGTATTACCATTTaccattaaataaataaataaatatcaatcCGAACCCACCCCTGTCTAGACATGGATTGATCGTGTATGGAATggtatcaatgaagaataaatgcatttatgttgttttaatttatttataagtcttttgattttgtgttttcagaaaaaaaaaaattgattgatattcatttttcaaataattaCATTAAAGTATTGGGCTAGAGGCTAGAGCTTCACATGGGTAAGGCTTTTTCAAATCAAAAAGATCAAGTTTGTATAATAGCAGTGGCGAAACTTGGTTAATATTTTGAGGGGAACGAGTCGTTCAAACAATAAAGTTAGAGTAAATGATACCAATTAGCTTCatcttaaaatatttatttaagaagTTCGCTTGTCGTATCAAAATTGCCTAAGATAATCAAAATAACGCTAAATTTAATCCAAATCTTATATTCTCTATATTCCACTTTATAagcttcatttttctttttctacatCCCTACATATAAGTAACATTGGTTCATTACATATTTTGAAAGGTACCTCACACTGAGGTCTGCACAAACCCACAACCTTACAATATTAACcacattttaacttttttctcttaattttaaCCATTGATATAGTACtagtaaacaacaacaaaaaattaaaaaattaaaaaataaactcaaataaaaattgttgttaAAAAATAACATTTCACGATTGAGGTTATTGTCATGGGACAGAGGAAGtgaaaaataacattaattacAGTATGCTACAAAGTTTGAACTAGGTGGCGGGGGATAGAGTGTGGGTGCTATACTGACTACTGAGTCGTGTGCCCTTGTTTGCTACACACCAATAAACCATGTGAAGCTTGTTGTTTCATTCCATTTCCACCCCTGATTATAGTGTGTGCCACCAAAATTAAGCATCTTGAAACCACTTTTGCTTTGTTGCTGACCATGCTGATCAACTCGCCTTTTACTTCCCACCACCTCATCTCTTTCTCTTTTGCACCCATGCAACCTGAGATGCCAATTCATAACACTCATCAAAAGTGACACTTTGTCTTGAATCTTAAAGATCAGACCCTCCTCGAACCTTTCCTTCCTCATAGAGTCTGTCGGTTTAATTTCGAGCAAGCTCATTAAATTTAGTGAAGATATTCTTGAATAGTCATATTATCACCTAGTCGAAGATCCAGAGAATTCTCTTTCTTTCGACGGGATAAAATTTCTCCTCCTCAAAGCTTGCAGGTTGTCCCAATCAAAACCAGGCTAATCTC from Amaranthus tricolor cultivar Red isolate AtriRed21 chromosome 3, ASM2621246v1, whole genome shotgun sequence includes:
- the LOC130807580 gene encoding uncharacterized protein LOC130807580, translating into MVSIRTTYNNKFLRLEPGSSFLVATAHVPEEDRSKESCTLFRYVYNRQNGLLGLLHQSRNTERTVIISSSSLSVGSTSNVVQNLIVTDLVRLVMMPRQVTFKGDNGMYLHRQDRFYLRFTKPDRLTSTVHHVARTQPNGDVRFEAPDHPNFFWARNNWEWIRYNDAAPLAQTLFRPVRLSTQSKTIALLSLARNRYCMRWNGNEGQDYLCASTDSIIPEAVMTVEEPIRDRNILIISYDVKNGRIYNLQTRRIVNRTRTNYSFTEDLDEKIPFSFEKVSEDRFYSSHSWKVFEPSSVEVTAIPRLISTTEIGMEKSGNNNVEWSNVNRETQTQERSVKVSIPPRSRIMVTFTVTQGFIDVPYSYKQRDIHIDGNHETRILEDGVFTGFNTIVDHVVSDPLPLPRTYEMPPLEDLDGVDGESDPNFPSSDNEEINEEDGKEYVDADNDVGPLAPPS